In the Candidatus Saccharibacteria bacterium oral taxon 488 genome, one interval contains:
- a CDS encoding YbaB/EbfC family nucleoid-associated protein — MAFDQVKMLQQLRKAQKQLGKEIIEVEAGDGAVIVQITGELKIKSIKINPKMVDLDNIEQLEHWIQIAIRDGLAKAQEVAAETMKPLMGGLGNLPF; from the coding sequence ATGGCGTTTGACCAAGTCAAGATGTTGCAGCAACTGCGCAAGGCCCAGAAACAACTCGGCAAAGAAATCATTGAAGTAGAAGCCGGCGACGGCGCGGTGATTGTCCAGATCACCGGTGAGCTAAAAATTAAGTCGATCAAGATTAATCCAAAAATGGTTGACCTCGATAATATCGAGCAGCTGGAGCACTGGATTCAGATCGCAATTCGCGATGGCCTGGCTAAGGCACAGGAAGTTGCTGCCGAGACGATGAAGCCGCTGATGGGCGGGCTGGGCAACTTGCCGTTCTAA
- a CDS encoding ATP-binding cassette domain-containing protein: MKPEVGKARAEDIAAFLAKFDDVEEAIDAIRNFAQPAVSAGLVDLPPAAKSSPAAKVMTPPAAAPKRSNRCHIAITDLAKSYRVGHQTIPALDGVSLDIFAGEFVAITGASGSGKSTLLQLIGGLDKPSTGQILINDQPLSRLSDRQLSRFRSREIGFVFQSFYLQPFLTLFANLEIPAMFARIKPKQRRARAQELAELVGLADRMHHLPRELSGGQIQRAAIARALFNRPNILLADEPTGNLDSANSDRIIDLFHQIRRELGTTVVIVTHNPDIAAAADREIRLKDGRIADA, translated from the coding sequence ATGAAACCAGAGGTGGGGAAGGCACGCGCTGAGGATATCGCGGCATTTTTAGCGAAATTTGACGACGTCGAGGAAGCAATTGACGCAATCCGTAACTTTGCCCAACCGGCTGTTTCGGCTGGTTTAGTTGATTTACCTCCAGCCGCCAAATCTAGCCCAGCCGCTAAGGTTATGACACCGCCCGCTGCCGCGCCAAAACGCTCCAACCGTTGCCATATCGCCATAACCGACCTCGCTAAATCTTACCGCGTCGGCCACCAGACCATTCCGGCGCTTGATGGCGTTAGCCTTGATATTTTTGCTGGCGAGTTCGTGGCCATCACTGGCGCTAGCGGCTCGGGTAAAAGCACTTTATTGCAACTCATTGGTGGACTCGACAAGCCGTCCACTGGCCAAATCCTCATTAACGACCAGCCGCTCAGCCGCTTGTCCGACCGGCAACTGTCGCGGTTCCGATCGCGTGAAATCGGCTTTGTTTTTCAATCATTTTATCTGCAGCCATTCCTAACCCTGTTCGCCAATCTGGAAATCCCCGCCATGTTTGCCCGCATCAAGCCCAAGCAGCGCCGCGCTCGCGCCCAGGAACTCGCCGAACTGGTCGGACTAGCAGACCGGATGCACCATTTGCCGCGCGAACTTTCCGGCGGTCAAATTCAGCGCGCTGCCATCGCCCGCGCTTTATTCAATCGCCCGAATATTTTACTCGCCGACGAGCCGACAGGCAATCTGGACAGCGCCAATTCCGACCGCATCATTGACCTATTTCACCAAATCCGCCGCGAACTCGGCACCACCGTCGTTATCGTTACGCACAATCCAGACATCGCCGCAGCAGCCGATCGTGAAATCCGCCTGAAGGACGGGAGAATAGCCGATGCTTAG
- the recR gene encoding recombination protein RecR yields the protein MKPTILPTALTTLIDEFGGLPGVGPRTAERYAYAVLRRDARRAEQLARALDRLHTRVKTCPVTFALIDHDQEVSPLYQDESRNRRLICVVEEPLDIVALERTGQYSGTYHVLGGAISPIDGIGPEQLHIPELIKRIKHDDAEELIIATNASVEGESTALFLQRYLQEAGLTITISRLARGIPVGVDLEYADQITLTHALEGRRTL from the coding sequence ATGAAACCGACGATTTTGCCGACGGCGCTGACGACGCTAATTGATGAGTTTGGCGGGCTGCCTGGTGTCGGGCCGCGAACCGCTGAGCGCTATGCCTATGCCGTACTTCGGCGTGACGCCAGACGAGCCGAGCAGCTAGCACGGGCGCTGGATCGGCTGCACACACGCGTCAAAACCTGTCCGGTCACGTTCGCGTTGATTGATCATGATCAAGAGGTGTCGCCGCTATATCAGGACGAGTCGCGCAATCGACGCTTGATTTGCGTGGTCGAAGAGCCACTGGACATCGTGGCGCTGGAGCGGACGGGGCAGTATAGCGGCACCTATCACGTGCTGGGCGGGGCGATTTCGCCAATTGACGGCATCGGCCCGGAGCAGCTGCACATCCCTGAGCTCATCAAGCGGATCAAGCACGATGACGCCGAGGAACTGATCATCGCCACCAACGCGTCGGTCGAGGGCGAATCAACCGCGCTCTTTTTGCAGCGCTACCTCCAGGAGGCCGGTCTCACCATCACTATCTCGCGCCTGGCCCGCGGCATCCCCGTCGGCGTCGACCTTGAATACGCCGACCAAATCACGCTGACGCATGCGCTGGAAGGACGACGAACGCTGTAG